The Mesotoga sp. Brook.08.105.5.1 sequence GGGATACGGGAAAGAGTTGGGCAAAGAGATGTTGCAGTTGACCAGAGATCTGGGGCTTGAAAGGCTTTATTTTGCAACTTACTTTGACAACACGGCTTCGATCAAGATGAACGAAGCTTTTGGCTTCGAACGAATAGCTGTCTTCACAAATCTGGAGAAGGAGATTGACGAATTGACTCCCTTTTCCTTCAATCTTCTGGAAAGCGACGAGATTCCGGAAATCGATGATCACATCAGCGAAGACTGGTCATTTATTCCAAAAGAAGTTCCAAACAAGACCAGTTTCCTGATACATCCTGTGCAACTTTCAGATGGCGCTAACTGGGCGGTTTTGTCGATAAACTCCAAGTTCAATGATTGTCTTGACATCAATTTCATTGAAATGGAGGACAGGGAGAGTATTGAGGTTTTCGTGAAGGAGCTTGTTTGTTACGCGAAGGCGAGAGGTTTCGGCCGTATGCATACCATGGCCAGCG is a genomic window containing:
- a CDS encoding GNAT family N-acetyltransferase: MIKLLKKSDRSRVEEIVKTIWEGDDYIPLVFDKWVDDPFCYFMGFWSEGGLIGIDNLRLFSDKVGWMEGMRIDPAFQGRGYGKELGKEMLQLTRDLGLERLYFATYFDNTASIKMNEAFGFERIAVFTNLEKEIDELTPFSFNLLESDEIPEIDDHISEDWSFIPKEVPNKTSFLIHPVQLSDGANWAVLSINSKFNDCLDINFIEMEDRESIEVFVKELVCYAKARGFGRMHTMASEDFDLEPFLMNGFKPFERTKDVFLYYADGSTLQI